CAGGGACCGCCGGTATTGGGCAAGGTCCTGCACTTTGACGCGGATTTCCTCGACCTGCGCTTCGAGCGCGCTCCGGTCGCATTCCAGTTCGCGGATACGGTCGCGCACCGTGCCCGAGACCTGCGGCAGCGAAACTTCCTCAAACCCGTGCGCGGCCAACGCCTTGCGCGCCGCCTCTTCCTCGCCAACCGGGAACGCGGCCAGCACCCGGGCCGGCTCCCTGCCGGAACTCGCGTCCCTGTCCGGCACCGGCGCGCCGTCCTTCCGGTGATACGGCCCCGACAAGACGCGCTCGCACGCGAGCGTCTTTGGGACGGCCGGGTCCCGGGCGAGTTCGTCCAGCGCCGCAGGCGACATCGTGCCGAACAACACGCGCACATACTGGAGCTTCTGCAGGTCGCCAACCCGGAAGGGCAAATCCTCGAACGGCTTGAGGTCCTTCAGCTTGTTCTGGATGTCGCTGATACCCCGCTCAGCGCGGCGGTACTCGGCGTCGAGTTCGTGCGCTGCCGTGTATTGATCATCGAGACGGAAGTGCTGCCGAACCTCATCCAATTCCTTCGGATCTATCACGAGCGGCACAGGCGCCAGCCCCGCCACGAACGACTTCTGTTCCGGCGCCAGCGCATCAATCAACCCGAGTATGAGGCTGACGCGCTGCAACTCGCGGTCGCTGTCTTCGGTCGAGACTTCCTGCCGCTGCAGGTGTTCCTTCGCCGCCTCGTGCTGCTCGAAGACATTCGAAACCTCCACGATACCCAGGCTGTGCAAGGTGCGCATGAGCCGCTGGGCCTCGGACACCTGGCACAACAAGGTCAGCTTTTTCATGCGGTCGATAGGCATGGGATTACAACTCGCGGAAACGGGCGACGACCCGCCGCACTTGTTCGTCTAGAACGGACGCTGGAACCTGTTCCAGTTTCTTCAGTGCCTGCTCATGCTCCGCGCGCGCCTGCGCCAGCGCTTCCTGGTGCTTCTTCTCGGCTTCCGCACGGAACTGCGCCAGCCGCCGTTCCACCACCGCCTGCACCTCATCCTGCGCCTGACCTATCCGCTGGTCTGCCGTTTTCTCGATTTCTTTCGCCCGCGCACGGGCCTCTTCCAGCGCCGCATTCGCTTCGCTTTCCAGAGTCAGAATGTCATCGATGAGCGATTTCATAGTCACCTTCCGCGCATTAACGCGACGCCCGCGTTATCATTCCCCGCGCCTCCGCTGCACACCGACAGAACGCTCCCCAAGGCACTTCGGGAATTCTTCCGCGGCAGCAGAGATGAATACCGTAGCCCATTTCAGGATTTGCGTTCAACTTCCTTCGCCTCTCCATTCTGTTTAACTACGCCGCGCTCAAGACTCAACAGCGCCGCAGCCACCTGCACCGGCTGCATCAGCACCAGCCCAATCGCCGCCGCCATCAGCGCGTACAGACGCTCCGGGTCCAGCCGCCACCCGCCCAGCAACACCGCTGCATACAGCCCCAGCCGCACAGTGGTCCACACGAACCAGAACCGCCCGGGGCGCGCCGGCACGCGGCCGCGCAGCCGCTCCACCCGCGACGCCAGCAGCCAGAAACCCAACAGCCCGGCCAAACCGCCCAAGACCAAGCCGACGGCCGCCACCGTGTCAAACCAGGCCGTTCCCACGCCGCACAGCGCCAACACCACCGCGCCCAGTCCGGCCACCCAGCGGCGCATCTGCTTCAACTGTCGTTGCGCATCCTGTGACATCGCCCGGCGAGATTCCACCTCCCGGCAATTCCGGCGGCCCGCTCCGCTGCCCGTTCCATGCCCGGAATCGCGAGAGTCCTTCTTCCAGACACCCAAGCTGCGTACTTCCGCGTTCGCCTCTCCTGGGTTTTTCTTGTTTGGCTCCTCCCACCACCGGCGTCAATTCTCGAAAAACCCGCTTTCACGACCGCGCGCCCGGAATGTCCTTTCGGGCCGCAGGATACCTAACGGTCGGTAGGGTACTCCGCAAAAAACACCGATGTCAAGTCCCGAGACGCGGCCAGGACTCGCCGCAGTCGCAATACTTCTTTCCCTGGCGGCGCGCCCCGGTGGTTCTTCCTCCCGGCGCCGCGGACAAGCATTCCGCGAAACTGCGACTCGCTTGTGCCAGTCCCCTACTCACCGTGCACCCTCTCGAGCATGCGGATGTCGCGGTATTCCTCATCCGGGTTGTCGAATACGGCGTCGAGCGCAATGGGGACTTCCGGCGTGGTGGCCAGCAGGGTCTTCAGGCGCTCGCAGACCGTCGCATCCTCCGCAAGGGACCCATGAACCGTCCATAGACGTCCATTGCCGTCGTTCGCCGGTGCGCTGGCAAGCCACAGTCCCAGGCGGTTGCCCAATTGCTCGCGGACGTAGTCCGGTTCGTTGCCTTGGGACATTATGAGCGCGGTGCTCGTGGCGATGCGGAGGTTAGGCGCGTTGACGCGGTCCAGAATCTGCGCCGCTTCGCCCACGGACGTGACGGCCTTCATGCTCATCCGCATGTGAACGGTAATGTCCTGTGTCGCGGCGAGTTCCGCAATCTTG
This genomic interval from Candidatus Hydrogenedentota bacterium contains the following:
- a CDS encoding ATP synthase subunit I, whose protein sequence is MKQMRRWVAGLGAVVLALCGVGTAWFDTVAAVGLVLGGLAGLLGFWLLASRVERLRGRVPARPGRFWFVWTTVRLGLYAAVLLGGWRLDPERLYALMAAAIGLVLMQPVQVAAALLSLERGVVKQNGEAKEVERKS